In Leisingera methylohalidivorans DSM 14336, a single genomic region encodes these proteins:
- a CDS encoding L,D-transpeptidase, with product MPKNPFDTLSRRHFLAGSVALISSSAMAQETSDEAQQAFDPLRPPPEPEPSVQRNISAFRAKSWRPYFDNLRNGAILVDIDSRALHYWSEDERVYKLFPSSVPLSDDLTRRGRTKVVRKVEGPGWAPTPNMRKRNPEWPAFIPPGPDNPLGTHALYLGWKYYRIHGTHDTRKIGRKSSNGCIGLYNEHIADLFSLTKVGTQVLLI from the coding sequence ATGCCCAAAAACCCCTTTGATACCCTCAGCAGGCGGCATTTTCTTGCCGGCAGCGTTGCATTGATTTCCTCGTCAGCCATGGCGCAAGAGACCAGCGACGAGGCGCAGCAGGCTTTTGATCCATTGCGCCCGCCGCCTGAGCCGGAACCGTCTGTCCAGCGCAACATCTCTGCCTTCCGGGCCAAATCCTGGAGGCCATACTTTGATAACCTGCGGAATGGAGCGATTCTGGTCGATATCGACAGCCGGGCTCTGCACTACTGGTCTGAGGATGAAAGGGTTTACAAACTGTTCCCGTCTTCCGTACCGCTGTCCGACGACCTGACCCGCCGTGGCCGGACTAAGGTTGTCCGCAAGGTTGAAGGTCCAGGCTGGGCTCCAACCCCGAATATGCGCAAGCGCAACCCTGAGTGGCCTGCTTTCATACCGCCGGGACCGGACAACCCGCTTGGCACTCATGCGCTTTATCTTGGCTGGAAGTACTACCGCATCCATGGAACCCACGATACGCGAAAAATTGGCCGAAAATCGTCCAATGGCTGCATCGGACTCTACAATGAGCATATCGCCGATTTGTTCAGCCTAACCAAAGTCGGCACACAGGTGTTGCTAATTTGA
- the hemH gene encoding ferrochelatase: MLDAARTAKCPAHAPADHPKLPVEKVGILLANLGTPDDYSYWPMRRYLNEFLSDKRVIDYPSWKWQPLLQLIILTKRPFSSGAAYKSIWNHDKGESPLMTITKDQTGKMAAAMKARYGDQVMVDFCMRYGNPSTKSKVREMVAAGCQKILFVPLYPQYAGATSGTANDQFFRALMDEPWQPAARTIAPYFDQTSYIDALARSVEEAYAKAERRPDILVVSYHGMPKRYLIQGDPYHCQCQKTTRLLKERLGWEDTWITTTFQSVFGPEEWLKPYTVDHVATLAKEGKKNIAVIAPAFSADCIETLEEINEEIRESFMHAGGEDFLYIPCLNDDNDHVAALAGVIEQNLLGWLD, encoded by the coding sequence ATGCTGGACGCCGCCCGGACCGCTAAATGCCCTGCCCACGCCCCTGCCGATCACCCTAAGCTTCCGGTGGAAAAGGTCGGGATCCTTCTGGCCAACCTCGGCACGCCGGATGATTATTCGTACTGGCCGATGCGCCGGTACTTGAACGAGTTCCTGTCCGACAAAAGGGTGATCGACTACCCGTCTTGGAAATGGCAACCGCTGCTGCAGCTGATCATCCTGACCAAACGTCCGTTCTCCTCGGGCGCTGCCTATAAATCGATCTGGAACCACGACAAGGGTGAAAGCCCTTTGATGACCATCACCAAAGACCAAACCGGCAAGATGGCGGCGGCGATGAAAGCACGCTATGGCGATCAGGTGATGGTCGATTTCTGCATGCGCTATGGCAACCCCTCGACCAAATCCAAAGTGCGGGAAATGGTTGCGGCCGGCTGCCAAAAGATCCTGTTTGTACCGCTCTACCCGCAATACGCCGGCGCCACCTCTGGCACTGCCAACGACCAGTTCTTCCGCGCCCTTATGGATGAACCTTGGCAGCCTGCCGCCCGCACGATCGCGCCCTATTTCGACCAGACTTCCTACATCGACGCTTTGGCGCGATCGGTGGAAGAAGCCTATGCCAAAGCGGAAAGGCGCCCGGATATCCTGGTGGTTTCCTATCATGGTATGCCAAAGCGCTACCTGATTCAGGGCGACCCGTACCATTGCCAGTGCCAAAAGACGACACGCCTGCTGAAGGAGCGGCTAGGCTGGGAGGACACTTGGATCACAACTACCTTCCAGTCTGTATTTGGACCCGAGGAATGGTTGAAGCCTTACACCGTGGATCACGTCGCAACGCTTGCCAAGGAAGGCAAGAAGAATATCGCGGTGATCGCGCCGGCCTTCTCGGCCGATTGCATCGAGACGCTGGAAGAAATCAACGAAGAGATCCGTGAAAGCTTTATGCACGCCGGCGGCGAAGACTTTCTTTATATTCCCTGCCTTAACGATGATAACGATCACGTTGCGGCACTGGCCGGGGTTATCGAGCAGAATCTGCTAGGCTGGCTGGACTAA
- a CDS encoding ComF family protein: MLLGGIQTAVSLIYPPQCMSCGGLVGSDFGLCGSCWAEMYFISGTVCEGCGAPLPGEADGFRLECDSCLRYPRPWSRGRSALLYEGQGRKLVLALKHGDRTEIAYMAAAWMERAVQPLLGDNPLICPVPLHWTRLLKRKYNQSALLAGSVAKRTELEHCPDLLSRFRRTPALEGKTRDQRFKHLCAAIAAHPSRKERIKGRTVLIVDDVMTSGATLSACTDACLQAGASEVRVAVLARVTQA; this comes from the coding sequence ATGCTGTTGGGTGGGATTCAAACCGCAGTTTCATTGATATACCCGCCGCAATGCATGAGCTGCGGAGGGCTGGTTGGCAGCGACTTTGGCCTGTGCGGTTCCTGCTGGGCCGAGATGTATTTCATTAGCGGCACGGTCTGCGAGGGCTGCGGCGCCCCATTGCCGGGCGAGGCGGACGGCTTCCGCTTGGAATGCGACAGCTGCCTGCGCTATCCACGTCCTTGGAGCCGAGGGCGATCCGCGCTGCTTTATGAGGGGCAGGGCCGCAAGCTGGTTCTGGCACTAAAACATGGCGACAGGACGGAAATTGCGTACATGGCCGCTGCATGGATGGAGCGGGCTGTGCAGCCGTTGCTGGGGGATAATCCTCTGATATGCCCAGTACCGCTGCATTGGACCCGGCTGCTGAAGCGTAAGTACAATCAATCCGCCTTGCTAGCTGGTTCAGTGGCGAAGCGCACGGAACTGGAACATTGCCCGGACTTGCTGAGCAGGTTCCGGCGGACCCCCGCACTCGAAGGCAAGACGCGGGACCAGCGTTTTAAGCATTTGTGCGCTGCAATTGCAGCGCACCCGAGCCGGAAAGAGCGGATCAAAGGGCGCACGGTTCTGATCGTGGATGACGTGATGACCTCCGGCGCCACCCTCAGCGCTTGTACTGATGCATGCCTGCAAGCCGGAGCATCAGAAGTGCGTGTTGCGGTGCTGGCCCGTGTCACGCAAGCGTGA
- a CDS encoding CAP domain-containing protein, translating to MKRVFLLMAAALITVAAACTPVTESGSTYRIRNADKVQIRMLDSVNALREAAGAQAVQLNAELTAAAATHSRDMSVQNRPWHFGSDGSSPLDRVSRAGYTGSLLGENISETYENEQQTLSAWLERPATRAVILDPKALNMGFSWFQEPNGKIWWTMVMGS from the coding sequence ATGAAACGTGTTTTTCTGCTGATGGCTGCTGCATTGATAACTGTAGCGGCGGCATGTACGCCCGTAACAGAATCTGGCAGCACCTACCGTATTAGGAATGCAGATAAAGTGCAGATCCGAATGCTCGATTCTGTCAACGCGCTGCGCGAGGCGGCTGGAGCACAAGCCGTTCAGCTGAATGCCGAGCTGACCGCGGCCGCCGCGACCCATTCCCGGGACATGTCAGTGCAAAACCGGCCCTGGCATTTTGGATCCGACGGCTCCTCGCCGCTGGATCGGGTGTCACGTGCGGGTTACACCGGCTCGCTTCTGGGAGAAAACATCTCAGAAACTTACGAGAATGAACAGCAAACCCTGTCTGCTTGGCTGGAACGCCCGGCCACGCGCGCGGTGATTCTCGACCCAAAAGCCTTGAACATGGGGTTCTCCTGGTTTCAGGAGCCAAACGGCAAAATCTGGTGGACGATGGTTATGGGCAGCTGA
- the grxC gene encoding glutaredoxin 3, protein MKTVEIYTSPLCGFCHAAKRLLNQKGVTFSEINVLAQPDRKAEMIQRANGGRTVPQIFIGETHIGGCDELYALEQAGKLDPLLAA, encoded by the coding sequence ATGAAAACCGTTGAAATCTACACCTCGCCGCTGTGCGGATTTTGCCACGCGGCCAAGCGTCTGCTGAACCAGAAGGGTGTTACCTTTTCGGAAATCAACGTTCTGGCGCAGCCGGATCGCAAGGCAGAGATGATTCAGCGCGCCAATGGCGGTCGCACGGTTCCGCAGATTTTTATCGGCGAAACCCATATCGGCGGCTGTGATGAGCTTTATGCGCTGGAGCAGGCGGGCAAGCTCGACCCGCTGTTGGCGGCCTGA
- a CDS encoding aminotransferase class III-fold pyridoxal phosphate-dependent enzyme translates to MTLAHWAAALERHWGIEAELSRLDGEYDLNFLAKGRDGKGYILKAMRPGCETWLVEMQVKAFEHIAARQPDLPCPRVIASANGQSLLNLPDEDGQSRLVWLLNRLPGRCYAKAEPKSDALIHEIGQVLGGSAKALADFKHEGLERDFKWDLMRAGWITDQLPCITDPARRAILNEIAWEFAKLAPVLAKLPKQAIHNDANDYNIMVAGELGDPRHVSGLIDLGDMCAAPRVCDLAIAAAYIVLDHSAPEAALAALVAGYHSVWPLTPAEVDLVWPLLRARLAVSVVNSTLMAAEDPDDPYVTISQAPAWRFLEGNSLHLGPLSARLRAACGLPVVEGADRVMAWLEQERGNFAPLMGQNLVDAPMGSLSVENSTWPQNPFHMPAEEAAKVGEEFEDNGRIWLGYYHEPRLVYTDPAFRKGPWKASDRRTVHLAVDAFTTAGTPMFAPLRGEVFAAEYRDGHLDYGGVIILRHETPEGDPFYTLYGHLDPEFLNRLKPGDAVEKGEQFCHLGDPSQNGGWAPHVHFQLALTTEGMEADWPGAAGPDEMYLWRAVCPNPAALLNLPDGKVRFHPTDKNEVLAGRRAHFGGNLSLTYSDPVMPVRGWKHHLFDEWGRPYLDAYNNVPHVGHAHPRIQAVAADQLKRMNSNTRYLHPAQTAFADKVLSKLPGHFEVCFFVNSGTEANELALRLARAHTGATGMVTPDHGYHGNTTGAIAISAYKFNKPGGAGQADWVELVEVADDYRGSFRRDDPDRAQKFADLVDPAIRNLQQRGHGIAGFIAETFPSVGGQIIPPKGYLPAVYEKIRAAGGVCIADEVQTGLGRLGDYYFGFEHQGALPDIVVMGKPIGNGHPLGVLVTTKAIAENFDNGIEFFSTFGGSTLSCRTGKEVLDIVDDEGLQDNARLIGTRLVEGLRGLERKYACVGDVRGMGLFLGLELIAPDGSEATGICSYVKNRMRDQRILIGSEGPKDNILKIRPPLTIDAEDADMIVHILDGILREVEAA, encoded by the coding sequence ATGACGCTTGCGCATTGGGCTGCCGCCCTTGAACGGCATTGGGGAATAGAGGCGGAATTGAGCCGTCTCGATGGGGAGTATGACCTGAACTTCCTGGCCAAAGGGAGAGATGGCAAGGGTTATATACTTAAAGCCATGCGCCCCGGCTGCGAGACCTGGCTGGTCGAGATGCAAGTGAAGGCGTTTGAGCATATCGCCGCGCGCCAGCCGGATCTGCCCTGCCCGCGGGTAATTGCCTCTGCAAATGGCCAGTCGCTGCTGAACCTTCCGGATGAAGACGGCCAAAGCCGACTGGTCTGGTTGCTTAACCGGCTGCCGGGGCGCTGCTATGCCAAGGCGGAACCGAAAAGCGATGCGTTGATCCATGAGATTGGACAGGTATTGGGCGGCTCAGCCAAGGCGCTGGCAGATTTCAAGCACGAGGGGCTGGAGCGCGACTTCAAATGGGATCTGATGCGGGCAGGATGGATCACGGATCAGCTGCCCTGCATCACCGACCCGGCCCGACGGGCGATCCTAAATGAGATTGCTTGGGAGTTTGCTAAGTTAGCGCCTGTTCTGGCAAAGCTGCCCAAGCAGGCCATTCACAACGATGCAAACGATTACAACATCATGGTTGCAGGTGAACTCGGGGATCCCCGCCATGTTTCCGGCCTGATTGATCTGGGCGACATGTGCGCCGCGCCACGGGTCTGCGATCTGGCTATTGCCGCGGCCTATATCGTGCTGGACCATTCCGCGCCCGAGGCCGCCCTAGCGGCGCTGGTGGCCGGCTATCACAGCGTCTGGCCGCTGACGCCTGCTGAGGTTGATTTGGTCTGGCCGCTCTTGCGCGCGCGGCTGGCGGTCAGCGTGGTGAACTCCACCCTGATGGCGGCGGAAGATCCGGATGATCCCTATGTCACCATTTCACAGGCGCCAGCCTGGCGGTTCCTGGAGGGCAATTCGCTGCACCTCGGACCGCTGTCCGCCCGGCTGCGCGCCGCCTGCGGTCTGCCGGTGGTGGAAGGTGCAGACCGTGTGATGGCCTGGCTGGAGCAGGAACGCGGAAACTTCGCTCCACTGATGGGTCAGAATCTAGTTGATGCGCCCATGGGATCTCTATCAGTGGAAAACTCCACTTGGCCGCAGAACCCATTCCACATGCCAGCCGAGGAAGCCGCAAAGGTTGGTGAAGAATTCGAAGACAACGGCCGCATCTGGCTCGGCTATTACCACGAGCCGCGGCTGGTATATACCGATCCCGCATTCCGAAAAGGCCCATGGAAAGCCAGTGACCGCCGCACGGTGCATCTGGCCGTGGATGCCTTTACCACGGCGGGCACACCGATGTTTGCTCCGCTGCGCGGTGAGGTCTTTGCGGCCGAATACCGGGACGGGCATCTGGATTACGGCGGTGTGATCATTCTACGCCATGAAACGCCTGAGGGCGATCCGTTCTACACTCTATACGGCCATCTTGACCCGGAATTCCTGAATCGCCTGAAGCCGGGTGATGCGGTGGAAAAGGGTGAGCAATTCTGCCACCTGGGCGATCCCAGTCAGAACGGCGGCTGGGCGCCGCATGTTCATTTCCAGCTGGCACTGACCACCGAAGGAATGGAGGCTGATTGGCCCGGTGCCGCCGGCCCTGATGAGATGTATCTCTGGCGCGCAGTCTGCCCCAACCCTGCGGCCCTGCTGAACCTGCCGGATGGAAAGGTCCGCTTTCACCCCACCGACAAGAATGAAGTTTTAGCAGGCCGCCGCGCGCATTTCGGTGGCAACCTCAGCCTAACCTATTCCGATCCGGTGATGCCGGTACGCGGCTGGAAGCATCACCTGTTTGATGAATGGGGCCGCCCCTATCTGGATGCTTACAACAATGTGCCGCATGTGGGCCACGCCCACCCGCGGATCCAAGCAGTGGCAGCGGACCAACTGAAACGGATGAACTCCAACACCCGTTACCTGCACCCGGCGCAAACCGCCTTTGCAGACAAGGTGCTGTCAAAGCTGCCCGGACATTTCGAGGTTTGCTTCTTTGTGAACTCCGGCACCGAGGCCAATGAGCTGGCGCTGCGGCTGGCCCGCGCGCATACCGGCGCCACGGGGATGGTGACGCCCGATCACGGCTATCACGGCAACACCACCGGCGCGATCGCGATCTCCGCCTACAAGTTCAACAAGCCCGGCGGCGCAGGCCAGGCGGACTGGGTGGAACTGGTGGAAGTCGCCGACGATTACCGCGGCTCCTTCCGGCGGGACGATCCGGACCGGGCGCAGAAGTTCGCGGATCTGGTGGATCCGGCGATCAGGAACCTGCAGCAAAGAGGCCACGGCATCGCCGGCTTCATCGCTGAAACCTTCCCTTCTGTTGGCGGCCAAATCATTCCGCCCAAAGGTTATCTGCCTGCAGTCTACGAAAAGATCCGCGCCGCGGGCGGTGTCTGCATCGCTGATGAAGTGCAAACCGGGCTGGGCCGGCTCGGGGATTATTACTTCGGCTTCGAACACCAGGGCGCCCTGCCGGACATCGTTGTGATGGGCAAACCCATCGGCAACGGCCACCCGCTGGGCGTGCTTGTGACAACCAAAGCAATCGCCGAAAACTTTGACAACGGGATCGAGTTCTTCTCGACCTTCGGCGGCTCTACCCTGTCTTGCCGGACCGGCAAGGAAGTGCTGGATATAGTTGACGATGAAGGCCTGCAGGACAACGCCCGGCTGATAGGCACCCGGCTGGTCGAAGGGCTGCGGGGTCTGGAACGGAAATACGCCTGCGTTGGCGATGTGCGTGGAATGGGCCTGTTCCTGGGACTGGAACTGATCGCCCCGGATGGCTCCGAAGCCACCGGAATCTGCTCGTACGTCAAGAACAGGATGCGCGATCAACGGATCCTGATCGGCAGCGAAGGCCCAAAGGACAACATCCTGAAAATCCGCCCGCCGCTGACCATAGATGCAGAAGACGCAGATATGATCGTCCATATCCTGGATGGTATCCTGCGCGAAGTGGAGGCGGCCTGA